The Bacteroidota bacterium genome has a segment encoding these proteins:
- the bshB1 gene encoding bacillithiol biosynthesis deacetylase BshB1, producing MELDVLAIGAHPDDVELGCAGTVAKLVRLGHKVGILDLTEGELGTRGSRDIRAKEAETASKILGLSARENLYLPDGNIELNKENQIKLIRIIRKYKPKILLSPHWHDRHPDHSHAHHLSQHAWFYSGLVNLKTTLDGVNQKPWRPFHYFNYMMKYEFIPSFIVDISDVYDVRQKAVRAYKSQFFNPQSKDPETLLSKKSFLEFIDTRAKFYGQMIGAQYGDPLFSVKPFGVNDLFDLKIMRG from the coding sequence ATGGAACTCGATGTATTAGCAATCGGCGCGCACCCGGATGATGTTGAATTAGGTTGTGCAGGAACAGTAGCCAAGCTTGTAAGACTCGGACATAAAGTAGGGATATTAGATTTGACAGAAGGCGAATTAGGCACACGAGGTTCACGTGATATACGGGCAAAGGAAGCCGAGACTGCTTCAAAAATTCTCGGACTTTCAGCAAGGGAAAATCTGTATTTACCAGATGGGAACATTGAGTTAAATAAAGAAAATCAAATCAAACTCATCCGAATTATCAGAAAATATAAGCCCAAAATATTACTATCGCCGCATTGGCACGACCGCCATCCCGATCATTCGCACGCACATCATTTATCGCAACACGCCTGGTTTTACTCCGGACTCGTGAACCTTAAAACTACGCTCGACGGCGTAAATCAAAAGCCGTGGCGTCCGTTCCATTATTTTAATTATATGATGAAGTATGAATTCATCCCCTCCTTCATTGTTGATATCAGTGATGTTTATGATGTAAGACAGAAAGCTGTGCGTGCATATAAATCGCAATTTTTTAATCCGCAATCAAAAGACCCTGAAACTTTATTAAGTAAAAAATCATTCTTGGAATTCATCGATACGCGTGCGAAGTTTTATGGACAGATGATTGGTGCGCAATATGGCGACCCGCTATTCTCTGTCAAACCGTTTGGAGTAAATGACCTTTTTGATTTGAAAATAATGCGAGGGTAA
- the xseA gene encoding exodeoxyribonuclease VII large subunit: MQNEKILTVFELTRRIKSVLETDFSAVVVTGEISNFKRHPSGHIYFTIKDEKASISATIWRSRSAYLTFTPQDGMKVIARGSITVYEVRGSYQLDVVSLKPLGIGELQIAFEKLKQKLAAEGLFDPQHKKNLPEYPERIGIVTSPTGAAIQDILNIISRRFPSVEIILYPVKVQGAGAAEEIAEAISDLNKFGKVDVLIIGRGGGSIEDLWAFNEEVVARAIYASKIPVVSAIGHEIDFTIADFVSDLRAPTPSAAAELVVHNRYELIDNIRNFLYTMQQSLLSKVDNNRSHVAGLVSSYAFNNPIDKVRQFSQRIDELERLLDISFIHKFKSTKQYIAELANRIQSLNPENVIKRGYAIIYKNSNIVDSIENLASADDINIKFKNGYADATVNNTYTLNNEN; the protein is encoded by the coding sequence ATGCAAAATGAAAAAATTTTAACAGTATTCGAACTTACTCGCCGCATTAAAAGCGTTTTAGAAACTGATTTTAGTGCTGTAGTTGTAACCGGTGAAATTTCAAACTTTAAACGCCACCCTTCAGGACACATCTACTTTACGATTAAAGATGAGAAGGCTTCGATATCTGCTACAATATGGCGCAGCAGATCAGCATATCTTACTTTTACACCGCAGGACGGAATGAAAGTAATTGCCCGCGGTTCGATTACTGTCTATGAAGTTCGTGGCTCTTATCAACTTGATGTTGTAAGTTTGAAACCGCTTGGAATCGGTGAGCTTCAAATCGCATTTGAAAAACTAAAACAAAAACTTGCTGCCGAAGGATTGTTCGATCCGCAGCATAAAAAAAATCTACCCGAATATCCTGAACGAATCGGCATAGTAACTTCACCAACAGGTGCAGCTATTCAGGACATTCTAAACATTATTTCGCGACGCTTTCCATCTGTTGAAATTATTCTTTATCCCGTGAAAGTTCAAGGAGCCGGCGCGGCTGAAGAAATTGCTGAGGCAATTTCCGACTTAAATAAATTCGGAAAAGTGGATGTGTTAATAATTGGAAGAGGAGGGGGATCAATTGAAGACCTGTGGGCTTTTAATGAAGAAGTTGTGGCTCGCGCCATATACGCTTCTAAAATTCCCGTCGTAAGCGCAATTGGGCACGAAATCGATTTTACAATTGCCGACTTCGTTTCCGATTTGAGGGCTCCGACTCCATCGGCAGCGGCTGAACTCGTCGTTCACAACCGTTACGAACTGATTGATAATATTAGAAATTTTCTTTATACTATGCAACAAAGTTTGCTAAGTAAGGTTGACAACAATCGATCGCATGTAGCTGGTTTAGTCTCAAGTTACGCCTTCAATAATCCGATTGATAAAGTCCGGCAGTTTTCTCAAAGAATAGATGAGTTAGAAAGATTGTTAGATATTAGTTTTATTCATAAATTTAAATCGACTAAACAATACATTGCAGAACTTGCGAACCGGATACAATCGCTGAATCCGGAAAATGTCATAAAGCGTGGTTATGCAATAATTTATAAAAATTCTAACATTGTAGATTCAATTGAAAATCTTGCCTCAGCCGACGATATCAATATAAAATTTAAAAACGGCTATGCCGATGCAACAGTAAATAACACATATACATTAAATAATGAAAACTAA
- a CDS encoding exodeoxyribonuclease VII small subunit: MKTKKTTDTIAEEQNFEQSMKRLEKIVNTLENGSVTLEDSLKMYEEGVDLSKKCLAKLENAEIKIKKLSKDLNGKLSLLEEDIEE; encoded by the coding sequence ATGAAAACTAAAAAAACAACCGACACAATAGCAGAAGAACAAAATTTTGAACAAAGTATGAAGCGTCTTGAAAAAATTGTTAACACACTCGAAAACGGAAGTGTTACACTTGAGGATTCCCTCAAAATGTATGAAGAGGGTGTTGACCTTTCAAAAAAATGTTTAGCAAAATTAGAAAATGCAGAAATCAAAATTAAAAAATTAAGTAAAGATTTGAACGGTAAGTTATCATTGCTGGAAGAAGACATAGAAGAATAA
- the dxs gene encoding 1-deoxy-D-xylulose-5-phosphate synthase: MTTGSYSILNKINSSTDLKKLNLNDLKILSDEIREFLIDSISKTGGHLSSSLGSVELTLALHYVFDTPGDKLVWDVGHQAYVHKIITGRRDVFHTLRQFGGISGFLKRSESEYDAFGAGHASTSISAALGMAIARDLANEKFRVLAIVGDGSMTGGMAFEAMNNAGLSKKNMTVILNDNNMSISPNVSAITNYFTELITNPEYNRLKANVWDLTGKLGTHGDRIRRLAVKLEEGIKVIITPGMLFEAFGFRYFGPMNGHNIPKLVRLFNHIKDLPGPILVHVVTQKGKGYQPAEDNSTKMHGVSAFDIDTGKSIKVAAAPPSYTEIAGRTIVDLAKQNQKIVGITAAMPDGTGLDQLQREIPERFFDVGIAEQHAVTFAAGLATQGYVPFVAVYSSFLQRAIDQVIHDVALQHLHVVFAIDRGGIVGSDGPTHHGVFDLAYLRMIPEMVIMSPKDENELRNMFYTAANYDKHIAIRYPRGNGLGVTISEKYEELKIGKGEVVREGSDVAILAIGNMVHHSVLAAEILTQATIQTEVVNMRFVKPLDSELIDQIVEKFKYIVTVEDGVLAGGFGSAVLEYMNRKNVKNVSVLNLGIEDTFITHGTPDELYKLIKIDPVGIAESVKYFLQQK, from the coding sequence ATGACGACAGGTTCATATTCAATTTTAAATAAAATTAATTCATCAACTGATTTAAAAAAATTAAACTTAAACGATTTAAAAATTCTTTCCGACGAAATCCGGGAATTTTTGATTGATAGTATTTCGAAAACGGGGGGGCATTTAAGTTCGAGTTTAGGTTCGGTTGAACTTACATTGGCGCTCCATTATGTTTTCGATACACCGGGCGATAAGCTCGTTTGGGATGTCGGACATCAAGCTTATGTGCATAAAATAATTACAGGCAGGCGGGATGTTTTTCACACACTACGACAGTTTGGCGGTATCAGCGGATTTTTAAAACGCTCCGAAAGTGAATACGATGCGTTCGGTGCCGGACATGCAAGTACATCAATTTCAGCCGCACTTGGAATGGCTATTGCCCGCGATCTTGCGAACGAGAAATTTCGAGTGCTTGCAATCGTTGGCGACGGTTCGATGACAGGAGGCATGGCTTTCGAAGCAATGAACAATGCCGGTTTGTCGAAAAAAAATATGACTGTTATTTTAAACGATAACAATATGTCGATCTCTCCGAATGTCTCGGCAATAACCAATTATTTTACAGAACTGATAACAAATCCTGAATACAACCGCCTGAAAGCCAACGTTTGGGATTTAACAGGAAAGTTAGGAACGCATGGTGATCGAATTCGTAGGCTCGCTGTAAAATTGGAGGAAGGTATAAAAGTAATTATCACACCCGGAATGTTGTTCGAGGCATTCGGATTCAGATATTTTGGTCCGATGAACGGTCACAATATCCCTAAATTAGTCCGCCTATTCAATCACATCAAAGATTTGCCTGGTCCAATATTGGTGCATGTTGTTACTCAAAAAGGAAAGGGCTACCAGCCGGCAGAAGATAACTCAACTAAGATGCACGGAGTTTCGGCATTCGATATAGACACAGGCAAATCTATCAAAGTTGCAGCGGCTCCACCAAGTTACACCGAAATTGCCGGGCGAACAATCGTTGATCTTGCTAAACAAAATCAGAAGATTGTTGGCATCACCGCCGCTATGCCGGATGGAACAGGATTAGATCAACTGCAGCGTGAAATTCCAGAACGGTTCTTTGATGTTGGTATCGCCGAACAACACGCTGTAACTTTTGCTGCTGGTTTGGCAACACAAGGTTATGTTCCCTTCGTTGCAGTTTATTCTTCATTCTTGCAGCGAGCAATCGATCAAGTTATACACGATGTCGCTCTCCAACATTTACACGTGGTTTTCGCAATCGATCGCGGAGGCATTGTCGGCTCCGATGGTCCTACTCATCACGGCGTATTCGATTTGGCTTACTTACGTATGATTCCCGAAATGGTAATTATGTCACCAAAAGATGAAAACGAATTGAGAAATATGTTTTACACTGCGGCTAATTACGATAAACATATCGCTATCCGTTATCCGCGTGGTAACGGTTTAGGAGTTACGATAAGTGAAAAATACGAAGAGTTGAAAATTGGTAAAGGTGAAGTTGTGCGGGAAGGAAGCGATGTTGCAATTCTTGCAATCGGAAATATGGTTCATCATTCTGTTCTTGCTGCTGAAATTCTCACTCAAGCTACTATCCAAACTGAAGTTGTTAATATGCGATTTGTTAAACCGTTAGATTCAGAACTTATAGATCAAATTGTTGAAAAGTTTAAATACATAGTTACCGTAGAGGATGGAGTTCTTGCCGGTGGATTTGGTTCAGCAGTCCTTGAATATATGAATAGAAAAAATGTTAAAAACGTATCTGTTCTTAACTTGGGAATTGAGGATACTTTTATTACACACGGCACACCCGATGAACTGTATAAATTAATAAAAATCGATCCTGTTGGTATTGCTGAAAGCGTAAAATATTTCTTACAACAAAAATAA
- a CDS encoding Gfo/Idh/MocA family oxidoreductase, translated as MEKLKIGVIGLGWVAQVFHLPSLKKNNDVEVTALCDKDKAKLKSVGEKFGVRQLYTSFEEMLASEKLNAVTICTPTDTHRSIAVAALNSALDVFVERPIARQYNEAVEIAETVNRTKQKLMVGMNNRFRPDLMMLKSIIENGELGEIFYLKAAWVKKLGSNNPWLTQKEKSGGGVFLDLGLGALDTLLWAVNFNPVKRVSAVTYNHTTKSVEDSCIAFLETKNGTTLNLETSWSFHVSGDSFSCEIFGTKGSAQLNPLRINKMIGGDVVSVTPVKSETPQNILKKSYEIELKHFIGAAKGLHPVISTADEAVQRMKVVDAVYKSAKLKKEIVLK; from the coding sequence ATGGAAAAACTTAAAATTGGTGTAATAGGGTTAGGATGGGTTGCACAGGTTTTTCATCTTCCTTCATTAAAAAAAAACAACGATGTTGAAGTAACAGCTTTATGCGATAAAGATAAAGCGAAATTAAAATCGGTTGGCGAAAAATTTGGCGTGCGGCAGCTTTACACAAGTTTCGAAGAAATGCTTGCTTCCGAAAAATTAAATGCTGTTACCATTTGCACCCCAACCGACACACACAGGAGCATTGCTGTTGCAGCCCTTAACTCCGCTTTGGATGTTTTTGTTGAACGCCCCATCGCACGTCAGTATAATGAGGCGGTTGAAATTGCCGAAACAGTTAACCGGACAAAACAAAAATTGATGGTAGGAATGAACAACCGATTCCGTCCCGATTTAATGATGTTAAAAAGCATTATCGAAAATGGAGAGCTTGGCGAAATATTTTATCTGAAAGCTGCTTGGGTTAAAAAACTCGGAAGTAACAATCCTTGGCTTACACAAAAAGAAAAATCGGGCGGCGGTGTATTTTTAGATTTAGGTTTAGGCGCTCTCGATACTTTGTTATGGGCGGTGAATTTTAATCCGGTGAAACGGGTAAGTGCAGTTACTTATAACCATACTACAAAAAGTGTTGAAGACTCTTGCATCGCTTTTTTAGAAACTAAAAACGGAACAACTTTGAATCTCGAAACAAGTTGGTCATTTCATGTTTCAGGCGATTCGTTCTCGTGCGAAATCTTTGGAACTAAAGGAAGCGCTCAACTCAATCCGTTACGCATCAATAAAATGATAGGTGGCGATGTGGTAAGTGTAACACCTGTTAAATCGGAAACACCACAGAATATTTTGAAGAAAAGCTACGAGATCGAACTGAAGCATTTCATTGGTGCGGCGAAAGGATTGCATCCGGTTATATCAACTGCCGATGAAGCAGTGCAGCGGATGAAGGTTGTTGATGCTGTTTACAAATCGGCGAAGCTTAAAAAAGAAATCGTTCTTAAATAA
- the ribD gene encoding bifunctional diaminohydroxyphosphoribosylaminopyrimidine deaminase/5-amino-6-(5-phosphoribosylamino)uracil reductase RibD has protein sequence MKNAEDEKYLQECFKLAQKGAGYVSPNPLVGCVIVKDGKIIGRGYHKQFSKAHAEVNAFKQAKNSVKGATLYVNLEPCSYFGKTPPCSDLIISKGIKRVVVGTRDPNPLVNGDGIRKLRKSGIQVVEGLLESEAKQLNEFFHKYITQKLPFVTLKMAQTLDGKIADYKGNSRWISNFETRKKVHELRAKYDAILVGANTVRKDDPELTVRLVKGRNPIRVVLDGNLSVSKKSKIFLSAQEISTLLFTSQKGYLKNQNKASFLKNLGVKVFVIKSKSTIISIKTVLNILAKNSIASILVEGGSEVFAQFIKFRLADKIIYTIAPKILGKGTPAISDKIRFPITNPFELQDVTFQQCGTDMMIDGYIKKREK, from the coding sequence ATGAAGAATGCTGAAGATGAAAAATATTTACAGGAGTGTTTCAAGTTAGCTCAAAAAGGTGCCGGCTATGTAAGCCCGAATCCTTTAGTCGGATGTGTAATTGTTAAAGATGGAAAAATTATTGGAAGGGGATACCATAAACAATTTAGCAAAGCTCACGCTGAAGTAAATGCTTTCAAGCAAGCTAAAAATAGTGTTAAAGGTGCAACTTTGTATGTGAATCTTGAACCTTGTAGTTACTTCGGTAAAACTCCTCCTTGCAGTGATTTGATAATTTCCAAAGGTATCAAAAGAGTTGTTGTAGGAACACGCGACCCGAACCCATTAGTGAATGGAGATGGTATCAGAAAACTTAGAAAGTCCGGAATCCAAGTTGTTGAAGGACTACTCGAATCCGAAGCTAAACAACTGAATGAATTTTTTCACAAATACATCACTCAAAAATTACCGTTCGTAACATTAAAAATGGCACAAACACTTGACGGCAAAATTGCTGATTATAAAGGAAATTCGAGATGGATATCGAATTTTGAGACACGGAAAAAAGTTCACGAACTGCGTGCAAAGTATGATGCTATTTTAGTCGGTGCTAACACTGTGCGAAAAGATGATCCTGAATTGACTGTCCGATTGGTGAAGGGTAGAAATCCCATACGAGTGGTTTTAGATGGAAATCTTTCAGTTTCCAAAAAATCTAAAATATTTTTAAGTGCTCAAGAAATTTCTACATTATTATTCACATCCCAAAAGGGTTATCTGAAAAATCAGAATAAAGCATCATTCTTAAAAAATTTGGGTGTAAAGGTATTTGTGATAAAATCGAAATCTACAATCATATCAATAAAAACGGTTCTGAATATTCTGGCTAAAAACAGTATAGCTTCGATTTTGGTAGAAGGTGGCAGCGAAGTTTTTGCTCAATTTATTAAATTTCGCTTGGCTGATAAAATCATTTATACTATTGCTCCCAAAATTTTAGGGAAAGGAACTCCGGCTATTTCTGATAAAATCAGATTTCCAATTACAAATCCGTTCGAATTACAAGATGTTACATTCCAACAATGCGGTACGGATATGATGATCGATGGTTATATAAAAAAGAGAGAGAAATAA
- a CDS encoding riboflavin synthase, translating to MFTGIITEIGKIESINRVGNGLQLKIKGQHSVAELNVNDSVAINGVCQTVVAKSKNWFEVVAVEETLKKTTFSNFKIGEAVNLELPMKLNERLGGHIVQGHVDCVGKIKSKTKRTASWMFMVEIPKNFVKNVIPVGSIAIDGVSLTVAELENNFVTVSVIPHTMENTIFKNRKVNDGVNLEFDVLGKYVLNYFDHTTSPKKQSKMSVKKLKGMGF from the coding sequence ATGTTCACAGGAATCATTACAGAAATCGGGAAGATAGAATCTATCAATCGTGTAGGTAACGGATTGCAACTAAAAATTAAAGGACAGCATAGCGTTGCCGAACTGAATGTAAACGACAGCGTGGCGATCAATGGTGTATGCCAGACTGTAGTTGCAAAATCAAAAAACTGGTTTGAAGTCGTGGCAGTCGAAGAGACTTTAAAAAAAACTACTTTCTCTAATTTTAAAATCGGTGAAGCGGTCAATCTTGAATTGCCAATGAAGTTGAACGAACGACTCGGCGGGCATATTGTGCAGGGACATGTCGATTGTGTGGGGAAAATAAAATCTAAAACAAAACGAACCGCAAGCTGGATGTTTATGGTCGAAATTCCCAAAAATTTTGTAAAAAATGTTATACCCGTGGGTTCTATAGCCATCGACGGAGTTAGTTTAACAGTCGCCGAACTTGAAAATAATTTTGTAACGGTTTCAGTGATTCCTCACACAATGGAAAACACAATTTTTAAAAATCGAAAAGTAAATGACGGAGTGAATTTAGAATTCGATGTTCTCGGGAAATATGTTCTGAATTATTTTGACCATACTACATCCCCCAAAAAACAGAGCAAAATGTCAGTTAAGAAATTAAAAGGTATGGGTTTTTGA
- a CDS encoding NADH-quinone oxidoreductase subunit N: protein MEFNVKDLLTILPVLGVTVTAFIVIIIEATFRKSSNISYIVSIIGLIISIGMAVESFTWRGTSFFNMFNVGGYGNFFSILFMFTALFTIILSKDYLIRMTIHQGEYYSLILFSTVGMMFMASAADLIIVFLGLELMSISLYVLVGFMRKRVKSNEAALKYFFLGAFATGFLLYGMALLYGITGSTNIQTIIQSFHIYSNLPLLWIGTGLLLIGLAFKVAAVPFHMWVPDVYEGAPTPISGFMSTGAKAAAFAAFVMIFAHQFPGGDRLKDALSFLAAASMIIGNIIALSQTNIKRMLAYSSIAHAGYLLVGLAAANEMGRSGILFYLTAYSFMNLGAFGILAFLEKDDDKNLTFEDYAGLSSQSPYLAALMAIFMFSLTGIPPFAGFFGKYYIFMAAVNAGLTWLAILGVLMSVVSAYYYLRIVVVMYFRTSEIPFHRQNTSLNNSVLFLFAAALLVIGILPSLLMNIIDNLF, encoded by the coding sequence ATGGAATTCAATGTTAAAGATTTGTTAACAATTTTACCGGTGCTGGGTGTTACAGTAACGGCATTCATCGTTATTATTATTGAAGCGACATTTCGGAAGAGTTCAAATATCAGCTATATTGTTTCAATCATCGGTTTGATTATTTCAATAGGTATGGCTGTGGAATCGTTCACTTGGCGAGGGACAAGTTTCTTCAATATGTTCAATGTTGGTGGATACGGAAATTTTTTCAGCATCCTGTTTATGTTTACTGCTTTATTCACAATCATTTTATCCAAAGATTATCTTATCAGGATGACGATTCACCAAGGGGAATATTACTCACTGATTTTATTCTCGACTGTGGGTATGATGTTTATGGCATCGGCAGCCGATTTAATAATCGTGTTTTTAGGACTTGAGTTGATGTCGATAAGTCTTTACGTCCTCGTCGGTTTTATGCGCAAACGTGTTAAATCAAACGAGGCAGCGCTTAAATATTTTTTTCTAGGTGCCTTTGCAACAGGGTTTTTACTCTACGGAATGGCTTTACTTTATGGAATTACCGGTTCTACAAATATTCAAACTATAATACAAAGTTTTCATATTTATTCTAATCTTCCATTACTCTGGATCGGAACAGGGCTTCTGTTAATCGGTTTAGCTTTTAAGGTAGCCGCTGTACCTTTTCATATGTGGGTTCCGGATGTTTACGAAGGCGCGCCAACTCCGATATCGGGATTTATGTCGACCGGAGCTAAGGCTGCTGCTTTCGCCGCATTCGTAATGATATTTGCGCACCAATTTCCCGGAGGCGATAGATTGAAAGATGCCTTATCGTTTCTTGCTGCAGCTTCAATGATTATTGGAAATATAATCGCCTTATCTCAAACCAACATCAAACGGATGCTTGCTTATTCGAGTATCGCACACGCAGGTTATCTGTTAGTTGGTTTGGCTGCCGCTAATGAAATGGGGAGAAGCGGTATTTTATTTTATCTCACAGCATATTCGTTTATGAATTTGGGTGCATTCGGTATTTTAGCTTTTCTTGAAAAAGATGATGATAAAAATTTGACGTTCGAGGATTATGCCGGATTATCTTCTCAATCTCCTTACTTAGCAGCGCTGATGGCGATTTTTATGTTCTCGCTAACGGGAATTCCACCATTCGCCGGCTTCTTCGGGAAATATTATATCTTTATGGCAGCCGTGAATGCAGGTCTCACTTGGCTTGCCATTTTAGGTGTCCTTATGTCGGTTGTTTCTGCTTACTATTACTTACGGATCGTCGTGGTGATGTATTTCAGAACAAGTGAGATACCATTTCACAGGCAAAATACTTCATTAAATAATTCTGTTTTATTTTTATTCGCAGCGGCGTTACTCGTGATTGGAATTTTACCCTCTTTGTTGATGAATATTATCGACAATTTATTTTAA
- a CDS encoding NAD(P)H-hydrate dehydratase yields the protein MIPIVNSREMREFDRRAIEDIGIPGLILMENAGRGIVDAIKLKYGCVCEKKFLIVCGKGNNGGDGFVVARHLYNLGANVVGILLGSPKNLKGDAEINYKIISHIISQNKSNKNLLLQEYKGLKQLQAFQNVDFIVDAIFGTGFNGKLEKYYEEVINWMNSISPPKISIDVPSGVNSDTGVVESVAVKSDLTVTMGLKKNGLLIGNSVNYINDLKVADISLPKYFYESFPFQTYEVETSDIAQSLPKRLKTVHKYNVGKILVIAGSPGYTGAAALASNSALKTGAGAVALATTPSAYPILAKKLTEVMVHPLSYIESEKITTESYKKLNELIDWADVLIIGCGISLKAEAIELVNKILREVDKPLVLDADALTIISENLSILKKRKSKNVILTPHSGEFARLTKLSPPEIELNKLIIARSFSKEYKLTLILKGAPTITISSNGRVFINSTGNPGMATAGSGDVLAGIIGGLWTQGMDEVEAAYSGVFIHGLSGDFAKQKLGERSVLALDIQKNIHGALKIFESEKQ from the coding sequence ATGATACCTATTGTTAATTCACGGGAGATGCGGGAATTTGACCGCAGAGCGATTGAGGACATCGGTATTCCCGGTTTAATTTTAATGGAAAACGCAGGACGTGGTATTGTTGATGCTATCAAACTAAAGTATGGATGCGTTTGTGAGAAAAAATTCTTAATCGTTTGCGGAAAAGGTAATAATGGCGGCGATGGTTTTGTAGTGGCACGGCACCTTTATAATCTGGGAGCAAATGTAGTTGGGATACTCTTAGGCAGTCCTAAAAATTTAAAAGGTGATGCTGAAATCAATTATAAAATCATTTCACATATCATATCCCAAAATAAGTCAAATAAGAATCTTCTTTTGCAGGAATACAAAGGATTGAAGCAACTTCAAGCTTTCCAAAATGTTGATTTTATTGTAGATGCAATATTCGGAACAGGATTCAACGGTAAACTTGAAAAATATTATGAAGAAGTAATTAATTGGATGAATTCCATCAGCCCACCTAAAATTTCGATTGATGTTCCTTCGGGTGTAAATTCTGATACTGGTGTTGTCGAAAGTGTTGCTGTAAAATCCGATTTAACAGTTACAATGGGATTGAAGAAAAACGGGTTACTCATTGGAAATTCAGTTAATTACATAAACGATTTAAAGGTTGCCGACATTTCGTTACCCAAGTATTTTTATGAGAGCTTTCCCTTTCAAACTTACGAAGTTGAAACTTCCGATATCGCCCAATCACTGCCTAAACGCTTGAAGACAGTTCATAAATATAATGTTGGAAAAATTTTAGTAATTGCCGGTTCGCCCGGCTACACAGGAGCCGCAGCGTTAGCTTCAAATTCAGCTTTAAAAACCGGAGCAGGCGCTGTTGCTCTTGCCACTACCCCAAGTGCATATCCAATTTTAGCAAAGAAATTGACCGAAGTAATGGTGCATCCTTTGAGTTACATTGAGTCGGAAAAGATTACGACTGAAAGCTACAAAAAATTAAACGAACTTATTGATTGGGCTGATGTTTTGATAATCGGTTGTGGTATTTCGTTGAAAGCCGAAGCAATTGAATTAGTCAATAAAATTTTACGCGAAGTTGATAAACCTCTTGTCCTCGATGCCGATGCACTCACAATTATTTCTGAAAATCTTTCCATTCTCAAAAAGCGGAAATCAAAAAACGTAATTCTTACACCTCACAGCGGCGAATTCGCGCGACTTACAAAACTTTCTCCCCCCGAAATTGAGTTGAATAAATTAATTATAGCACGCTCATTCAGTAAAGAATATAAATTAACATTAATTTTGAAAGGCGCCCCTACAATAACAATTTCTTCTAATGGAAGAGTATTCATCAATTCAACAGGTAATCCCGGTATGGCTACAGCAGGTTCAGGCGATGTGCTTGCAGGTATCATCGGTGGATTGTGGACTCAAGGAATGGATGAAGTGGAAGCTGCCTATAGTGGCGTGTTCATACACGGATTATCGGGCGATTTTGCAAAGCAGAAGTTAGGCGAGAGAAGTGTTTTAGCTCTTGATATTCAGAAGAACATTCATGGCGCATTAAAAATATTCGAATCGGAGAAACAATAA
- a CDS encoding VanZ family protein — MPNINRFFRYHLPPFIWAFLIMIASSIPADKLPTVQIFGWDKIAHVCVFFIFGIFILRSLYNRNKTINSKKQIAILTLIFVVSFGIFDELFQSIIPGRTSDIYDLVADAVGGILAVSFFNFINRYARKISGTKVSDL, encoded by the coding sequence TTGCCGAATATAAATAGATTTTTCCGTTATCATTTACCCCCGTTTATTTGGGCATTTCTTATAATGATAGCTTCATCAATACCAGCAGATAAATTACCTACTGTACAAATTTTTGGCTGGGATAAAATTGCACACGTGTGTGTATTTTTTATTTTTGGAATTTTTATATTAAGGTCGCTATACAACCGGAACAAGACCATCAATTCAAAAAAACAAATTGCGATACTGACTTTAATATTCGTAGTATCATTCGGAATCTTTGATGAATTATTTCAATCTATTATTCCCGGCAGGACATCCGATATTTATGATTTGGTTGCAGATGCTGTAGGCGGCATTTTAGCAGTATCGTTTTTCAATTTCATCAATCGTTATGCAAGAAAAATAAGCGGTACCAAAGTTTCAGACTTATGA